The following are encoded together in the Bacillus sp. V2I10 genome:
- a CDS encoding ParB/RepB/Spo0J family partition protein, which produces MAKGLGKGINALFTNMEVSNDETLQEIKIKDLRPNPYQPRKTFLPGAIEELKESILQHGILQPIIVRKSIKGYEIVVGERRFRAAKAAGLHVVPAVIRELTEQQMMELALLENLQREDLSPIEEAGAYQALLDHLHITQEELARRLGKSRPHIANHLRLLSLPETIQTLISEGKISMGHGRTLLGLKKKDKLKALADKIMKEQLNVRQVELLVQQLNENVPRETKKNAGSQDIFIKERESYLREYFGTSVTIKQQKKKGKIEIEFFSKEDLERILELLEAEQSS; this is translated from the coding sequence TAAAGGAATCAATGCTTTGTTTACGAATATGGAAGTAAGCAATGACGAAACACTGCAGGAAATTAAAATTAAAGATCTGCGTCCAAATCCCTATCAGCCCCGCAAAACATTTTTGCCAGGAGCGATTGAAGAACTGAAAGAGTCCATCCTTCAGCATGGTATCCTTCAGCCAATCATTGTGCGTAAGAGTATTAAAGGCTATGAGATTGTCGTAGGTGAGCGCCGTTTCCGTGCAGCGAAAGCAGCGGGCCTTCATGTTGTGCCAGCTGTCATCAGAGAGCTAACAGAGCAGCAGATGATGGAGCTTGCGCTTCTTGAAAATCTGCAGCGCGAAGACTTATCTCCAATCGAAGAAGCGGGAGCTTACCAGGCTTTGCTTGATCACTTGCATATTACACAAGAAGAGCTTGCAAGACGTCTAGGGAAAAGCAGACCGCATATAGCGAATCATCTAAGATTATTGTCTCTTCCTGAAACCATTCAAACTCTTATTTCTGAAGGAAAGATTTCAATGGGTCATGGCAGAACACTGCTCGGGCTGAAGAAAAAAGACAAGCTAAAAGCCTTAGCGGACAAAATCATGAAAGAACAGCTTAATGTCCGCCAAGTTGAGCTTCTTGTTCAGCAGCTAAACGAAAATGTTCCACGTGAAACGAAAAAGAATGCTGGCAGTCAGGACATTTTCATTAAAGAAAGAGAATCCTACTTGCGTGAGTATTTTGGCACTTCTGTTACGATTAAGCAACAGAAGAAAAAAGGAAAAATTGAAATTGAATTTTTTTCAAAAGAGGATCTGGAAAGAATTTTAGAGTTGCTTGAAGCTGAGCAATCATCTTAA
- a CDS encoding DUF554 domain-containing protein: protein MVLLGSLVNAAGIIIGSLLGLLLRRIPESMKQTVMTGIGLFVMILGLDMALESEQLFIVIISLVFGAVIGEAIDIEKMLHQVGHWLEKKLSRNQTGDFAQGFVSATLIFVIGAMAILGSLDSGLRQDHDILYTKSMIDGFTSMVLSSTLGIGVLLSAVPVFIYEGGIALFANVIHQYVPESLLEDLISEITAVGGILIFAIGINMLAIKAIRVANLLPSLAVVAVIIVLMKFV from the coding sequence GTGGTATTATTAGGAAGTTTAGTAAATGCAGCTGGAATTATCATAGGTTCCCTATTAGGTTTATTGCTTCGCAGAATACCAGAATCTATGAAACAGACGGTTATGACTGGCATAGGTCTTTTTGTCATGATATTAGGCCTTGATATGGCACTGGAAAGTGAACAGCTGTTTATCGTGATTATCAGTCTTGTTTTTGGGGCGGTCATTGGAGAAGCCATTGATATTGAAAAGATGCTGCATCAGGTGGGACACTGGCTTGAGAAAAAACTGAGCAGAAATCAAACCGGGGATTTTGCACAAGGCTTTGTATCCGCTACCCTTATTTTTGTCATTGGTGCAATGGCAATTTTGGGATCACTTGATAGCGGATTGAGACAGGATCATGATATTTTGTACACAAAGTCGATGATTGATGGCTTTACGAGCATGGTTCTTTCAAGTACGCTTGGCATCGGTGTTCTTCTTTCAGCGGTTCCTGTTTTCATATATGAAGGAGGCATCGCTTTATTTGCGAATGTGATTCATCAGTATGTACCGGAATCTTTACTTGAGGATTTGATCTCAGAGATTACGGCTGTTGGCGGGATACTGATCTTTGCCATTGGAATCAATATGCTTGCTATAAAAGCCATTCGTGTAGCAAACCTGCTCCCAAGCCTGGCAGTTGTTGCAGTCATTATTGTTTTAATGAAATTTGTTTAA
- the yyaC gene encoding spore protease YyaC — protein sequence MNFKSGFLKPQRDRIYYEDDHAAEHLSSEIKLLLSVRKPIVVLCIGTDRSTGDCLGPLVGTKLIDADLKHFHVYGTLKHPVHAVNLEETIQEIERTFDNPFILAIDACLGRLKSVGTFQVGSGPIKPGAGVNKVLPEVGDIHINGIVNVSGFMEFFVLQNTRLHLVMTMASIIAESIILADQQIELNKIPLKTKTSWLDHAKDANFN from the coding sequence ATGAATTTTAAATCTGGCTTTTTAAAACCGCAGCGAGACCGAATTTATTATGAAGATGACCATGCGGCTGAACATTTATCATCAGAAATAAAACTCCTTCTTTCTGTACGGAAACCCATCGTTGTCCTATGTATTGGAACAGACCGCTCAACCGGTGACTGTTTAGGCCCTTTAGTAGGCACTAAGCTTATCGATGCTGATCTCAAGCATTTCCATGTTTACGGAACACTTAAGCATCCTGTTCATGCAGTCAACCTTGAAGAAACCATTCAAGAAATAGAACGAACGTTCGATAACCCTTTTATCCTTGCGATTGATGCCTGCTTGGGAAGACTGAAAAGTGTGGGGACATTTCAGGTTGGATCAGGTCCAATCAAGCCTGGTGCAGGTGTAAACAAGGTGCTTCCCGAGGTAGGAGACATTCACATTAATGGAATTGTCAACGTCAGCGGGTTTATGGAATTCTTTGTATTGCAAAATACAAGACTGCATCTCGTTATGACAATGGCTTCTATTATTGCAGAAAGCATCATTCTGGCTGATCAGCAGATAGAACTTAATAAAATCCCTTTAAAGACGAAGACCTCCTGGCTTGATCATGCTAAGGATGCAAACTTCAATTAA
- a CDS encoding mechanosensitive ion channel family protein: MDFINKLIDKMGASLLNEDLWLNFGLGLLKIIGIMILSTILIRVGNAVIGKFFLLRTKSPLRISERRENTLVKLLDNILTYLVYFVALLMILETLSFDVKALLAGAGIVGLAVGFGAQNLVRDIITGFFIIFEDQFSVGDMIRVGQFEGTVEEIGLRTTKIKSWTGEINILPNGNITEVTNFSVNNSVAFVDVSIAYEGDIPKAERVIEDLLLELPDKYEEMVAPPELLGVQNLGPSEVVLRVVSEVLPMKHFHISRVLRKEIKMRLDEHGIEIPYPRMVMYTRQDEGAKQKERMSE, translated from the coding sequence GTGGATTTTATAAATAAGCTTATAGATAAAATGGGTGCCTCTCTTCTAAACGAAGATCTCTGGCTGAACTTTGGACTAGGACTGCTGAAGATTATTGGCATTATGATCCTTTCAACGATCCTTATTCGAGTCGGAAATGCAGTCATTGGAAAATTTTTCTTACTGAGAACAAAGTCACCGCTCCGCATTTCAGAGCGGAGAGAAAATACGCTGGTCAAGCTGCTCGATAACATTTTAACGTACCTCGTTTATTTTGTTGCCCTGCTGATGATCCTTGAGACATTAAGCTTTGATGTAAAGGCTCTGCTCGCTGGAGCGGGAATTGTCGGGCTCGCAGTCGGATTCGGTGCACAAAATCTTGTCAGAGACATCATTACAGGATTCTTCATTATTTTTGAAGATCAGTTTTCAGTTGGTGACATGATTCGTGTCGGCCAATTTGAAGGAACCGTTGAAGAAATTGGACTTCGCACGACTAAGATCAAGAGCTGGACAGGAGAAATCAATATTCTGCCAAACGGAAATATTACGGAAGTGACTAATTTCTCCGTCAATAACAGCGTCGCTTTTGTAGATGTCAGTATTGCCTATGAAGGGGATATTCCAAAAGCGGAAAGAGTCATTGAAGATTTATTGCTCGAGCTGCCGGATAAGTATGAAGAAATGGTTGCACCGCCTGAATTGCTTGGCGTGCAAAACCTGGGACCATCGGAAGTTGTCTTGCGTGTAGTCAGTGAGGTCCTTCCTATGAAGCACTTTCACATATCGCGTGTGCTGAGAAAAGAAATTAAGATGAGACTTGATGAGCATGGCATTGAAATTCCATACCCTCGCATGGTCATGTATACAAGACAGGATGAAGGTGCTAAACAAAAGGAAAGGATGAGTGAATAG
- a CDS encoding DUF951 domain-containing protein: MVDKEFGINDVVEMKKPHPCGVNRWKIIRMGMDIRIKCEGCAHSVMIPRREFARKMKKRLVKHEE, encoded by the coding sequence ATAGTGGACAAGGAATTTGGCATAAATGACGTTGTCGAAATGAAAAAACCTCATCCATGCGGTGTGAATCGCTGGAAAATCATTAGAATGGGCATGGATATCCGCATAAAATGCGAAGGCTGTGCTCACAGTGTGATGATTCCAAGAAGAGAATTTGCCCGGAAAATGAAAAAAAGATTAGTCAAGCATGAAGAATAA
- the ychF gene encoding redox-regulated ATPase YchF, translating to MALTAGIVGLPNVGKSTLFNAITQAGAESANYPFCTIDPNVGIVEVPDERLQKLTDLVKPKKTVPTAFEFTDIAGIVKGASKGEGLGNKFLSHIRQVDAICHVVRCFADDNITHVSGKVDPIDDVETINLELILADLESVDKRIERVGKLAKQKDKDAVYEHEVLLMLKDAFENDKPARSVEFTDEQMKIVKHLHLLTSKPVLYVANVSEDEVADASNNEYVKAVREFAANEKAEVIVVCAKIESEIAELDGEEKEMFLEELGIEESGLDQLIKASYNLLGLATYFTAGVQEVRAWTFKKGMKAPQCAGVIHSDFERGFIRAETVSYEDLLNAGTMGAAREAGKVRLEGKEYIVKDGDVIHFRFNV from the coding sequence ATGGCTTTAACCGCTGGTATTGTTGGACTTCCGAACGTAGGGAAGTCAACGCTTTTTAACGCCATTACACAGGCTGGTGCTGAATCAGCAAACTACCCATTTTGTACAATTGACCCTAACGTAGGGATTGTAGAAGTGCCGGATGAGCGTCTTCAAAAGCTTACAGATCTTGTAAAACCAAAGAAAACAGTTCCTACTGCGTTTGAATTTACGGATATTGCAGGGATTGTTAAGGGTGCAAGTAAAGGAGAAGGACTTGGAAACAAGTTTCTTTCACATATTCGTCAAGTAGATGCCATTTGTCACGTTGTGCGCTGTTTTGCAGACGACAACATTACTCACGTTTCAGGAAAAGTAGATCCGATTGATGATGTTGAGACAATCAATCTTGAGTTGATTTTAGCGGATTTAGAGTCTGTAGACAAGCGTATTGAGCGTGTCGGCAAGCTTGCTAAGCAAAAAGATAAAGATGCTGTTTATGAGCACGAGGTTCTGTTAATGCTGAAAGATGCATTCGAAAACGACAAACCGGCCCGCTCTGTGGAATTCACAGATGAACAGATGAAAATTGTTAAGCATCTTCATTTGCTGACAAGCAAACCTGTTTTGTATGTAGCTAATGTCTCTGAAGATGAAGTGGCTGATGCTTCAAACAATGAATATGTAAAAGCAGTTCGCGAATTCGCTGCGAATGAAAAAGCTGAAGTCATTGTTGTATGTGCGAAGATTGAATCCGAAATTGCCGAACTTGATGGAGAGGAAAAAGAAATGTTCCTTGAAGAACTTGGCATTGAAGAATCAGGTCTTGATCAGCTTATTAAAGCTTCATACAATCTTCTAGGTCTTGCGACTTATTTTACAGCGGGTGTACAGGAAGTCCGCGCGTGGACTTTCAAAAAAGGAATGAAGGCTCCGCAGTGTGCCGGCGTTATTCACTCTGACTTCGAACGCGGATTTATCCGTGCTGAAACAGTTTCCTATGAAGATCTGCTGAATGCAGGAACAATGGGAGCTGCACGTGAAGCCGGGAAAGTGCGTTTAGAAGGAAAAGAGTACATCGTAAAAGATGGCGACGTTATCCATTTCCGTTTTAATGTTTAA
- the rpsF gene encoding 30S ribosomal protein S6 — protein sequence MNKYEIMYIIRPNIEDEAKKALVERFNTILADNGAEVEETKEWGKRRLAYEINDLRDGYYMLLQVASKPEAVQEFDRLAKINEDIMRHMVTRKEV from the coding sequence ATGAATAAATACGAAATCATGTATATCATCCGTCCAAACATTGAAGATGAGGCTAAAAAAGCTCTAGTTGAGCGTTTCAACACAATTTTAGCTGACAATGGTGCGGAAGTTGAAGAAACAAAAGAGTGGGGCAAACGTCGCCTTGCTTATGAAATCAACGATTTGCGTGACGGTTACTACATGCTTCTTCAAGTTGCATCAAAGCCGGAAGCTGTTCAAGAATTTGACCGCTTAGCGAAAATCAACGAAGACATCATGCGTCACATGGTAACTAGAAAAGAAGTGTAA
- the ssb gene encoding single-stranded DNA-binding protein: MMNRVVLVGRLTKDPELRYTPAGAAVATFTLAVNRSFTNQQGEREADFINCVVWRRPAENVANFLKKGSLAGVDGRLQSRSYEDQTGKRVYVTEVVAESVQFLEPKSGSGNSGGGGGNNNYYGGGQGGQGGQQNPFSQNQNQNQNQNQRNQGRSNFDDDPFANDGKPIDISDDDLPF, encoded by the coding sequence ATGATGAATCGGGTTGTTTTAGTCGGCAGACTAACAAAAGATCCAGAACTGCGCTACACACCAGCTGGAGCTGCAGTTGCTACTTTTACATTAGCTGTAAACCGTTCCTTCACAAACCAGCAGGGTGAAAGAGAAGCGGACTTCATAAACTGTGTCGTATGGCGCCGTCCGGCAGAAAATGTTGCAAATTTCCTTAAAAAAGGAAGTTTGGCAGGAGTAGATGGACGTCTGCAATCACGCAGCTATGAAGACCAGACTGGCAAACGTGTTTATGTAACCGAAGTGGTTGCAGAAAGCGTACAGTTTCTTGAACCTAAAAGCGGCAGTGGAAACAGCGGCGGCGGTGGCGGAAACAACAATTATTATGGCGGCGGCCAAGGTGGACAAGGCGGTCAGCAAAATCCATTCAGCCAAAACCAAAATCAAAATCAAAATCAGAATCAGCGTAATCAAGGCCGTTCGAACTTTGATGACGATCCATTCGCTAATGATGGAAAGCCGATTGATATCTCTGATGATGACTTACCGTTTTAA
- the rpsR gene encoding 30S ribosomal protein S18, with product MAGGRKGGRAKRRKVCYFTAHGITNIDYKDVDLLKKFVSERGKILPRRVTGTSAKYQRKLTIAIKRSRQMALLPYVSGE from the coding sequence ATGGCAGGCGGACGCAAAGGTGGACGTGCAAAACGTCGTAAAGTGTGCTACTTCACTGCACACGGAATCACTAACATCGATTACAAAGATGTAGATTTGCTTAAAAAATTCGTTTCTGAGCGTGGTAAAATCTTACCTCGTCGTGTAACAGGAACAAGCGCTAAATACCAACGTAAATTAACGATTGCTATTAAACGCTCTCGTCAAATGGCTTTACTTCCATACGTATCTGGCGAATAG